DNA from Bradyrhizobium diazoefficiens USDA 110:
GCCGCTGGTCGCGGTGAACCATCTGGAGGCGCATGCGCTGACGCCACGGCTGACCGACGGAATCGAATTCCCGTACTGCCTGTTCCTCGCCTCCGGCGGCCACACCCAGATCGTCGCGGTCACCGGCGTCGGCCAATATGTGCGGCTCGGCACCACCGTCGACGACGCCATCGGCGAAGCCTTCGACAAGGTCGCGAAGATGCTGGGCCTGCCCTATCCCGGTGGCCCGCAGGTCGAGCGCGCGGCGGCCGGCGGCGATGCCGCGCGCTTCGCCTTTCCGCGGCCGATGCAGGGCAGGCCGGACGCCAACTTCTCCCTGTCGGGATTGAAGACCGCGGTGCGCAACGAAGCGAGCCGGATCGCCGAGATCACGCCGCAGGACATCAGCGATCTCTGCGCAAGCTTCCAGGCCGCCGTGCTGGAGGCGACGGCCGACCGGCTGAATGTCGGCTTGAGACTTTTCCGCGAACAGTTCGGCGCGCCGCGCGCGCTCGTGGCCGCCGGCGGCGTCGCCGCCAATCAGGCGATCCGCGGCGCGCTGCATGACGTCGCTCGGCAGGCCAAGACGCAACTGATCATGCCGCCGCCTGCGCTCTGCACCGACAACGGCGCGATGATCGCCTGGGCCGGCGCCGAGCGCCTCGCGCTGGGAATGACCGACACGATGGAAGCCCAGCCCCG
Protein-coding regions in this window:
- the tsaD gene encoding tRNA (adenosine(37)-N6)-threonylcarbamoyltransferase complex transferase subunit TsaD, with the translated sequence MLVLGIETTCDETAAAVIERAPDGIGKILSNIVRSQVDEHAPFGGVVPEIAARAHVDLLDGIIDRAMREAGIGFAQLNGVAAAAGPGLIGGVIVGLTTAKAIALVHDTPLVAVNHLEAHALTPRLTDGIEFPYCLFLASGGHTQIVAVTGVGQYVRLGTTVDDAIGEAFDKVAKMLGLPYPGGPQVERAAAGGDAARFAFPRPMQGRPDANFSLSGLKTAVRNEASRIAEITPQDISDLCASFQAAVLEATADRLNVGLRLFREQFGAPRALVAAGGVAANQAIRGALHDVARQAKTQLIMPPPALCTDNGAMIAWAGAERLALGMTDTMEAQPRARWLLDANATAPAGYGKTRAGF